A region of Armatimonadia bacterium DNA encodes the following proteins:
- a CDS encoding EF-hand domain-containing protein: MTHATLAWPGVLLLVCVLACLPACGQINSQMSRPEIAARVRQFDANKDGQVTREEFRGPENVFRFIDRNGDGVITAEELTAFVNAAPQQGAAGAQTAGAPVGSIPVDVKPLSAMSATDRYKGEDGGLYGQGQNTPPPAHLQAALDQARQIQPLDGDGNPSPQGKIGFISFGMSNTTQEFQVFLHDVAPLKLSPNLVIVDGAQGGMEATAWAKETKSQQGRGPTAWEELANRLHARDLSARQVQVVWMKLAVAGPARDGAYPAHVQRFRELVTTCLQKLKSRYPSVRLVYLSNRIYAGYATTELNPEPYAYEYAFGLRQLILDQIAGKPELNYDPAKGEAKSALLMWGPDLWANGATPRADGLAWQKEDLGPDGTHPSLSGREKVAQLLLRFLRTEPTARLWFVEQP, translated from the coding sequence ATGACGCACGCCACTCTTGCCTGGCCAGGTGTGCTGCTGCTGGTCTGTGTGCTGGCCTGTCTGCCGGCCTGCGGGCAGATCAACTCGCAAATGAGTCGCCCCGAGATCGCTGCCCGCGTGAGGCAGTTCGATGCGAACAAGGACGGGCAGGTCACCCGCGAGGAGTTCAGAGGACCCGAGAACGTATTCCGCTTCATCGACCGCAATGGCGATGGTGTGATCACCGCCGAGGAGCTCACCGCCTTCGTGAACGCGGCACCGCAACAGGGAGCGGCCGGAGCGCAGACAGCCGGCGCTCCCGTCGGTAGCATCCCCGTCGACGTGAAGCCCCTGTCGGCGATGTCGGCCACCGATCGCTACAAGGGTGAAGACGGCGGCCTCTACGGTCAGGGCCAGAACACTCCGCCTCCGGCGCACCTGCAGGCAGCGCTCGACCAGGCCCGACAGATCCAGCCTCTCGACGGCGACGGCAACCCCTCGCCCCAGGGCAAGATCGGTTTCATCTCCTTCGGCATGTCGAACACGACGCAGGAGTTCCAGGTCTTCCTGCACGACGTGGCCCCGCTGAAGCTCTCCCCGAACCTGGTCATCGTCGACGGTGCGCAGGGCGGCATGGAGGCTACCGCCTGGGCCAAGGAGACCAAATCGCAGCAGGGCCGCGGTCCGACGGCCTGGGAGGAGCTTGCGAACCGGCTCCACGCGCGCGACCTCTCCGCCCGGCAGGTGCAGGTGGTCTGGATGAAGCTCGCGGTCGCCGGACCGGCTCGCGACGGTGCGTATCCGGCGCATGTGCAGAGGTTCCGGGAGCTCGTCACCACTTGCCTGCAGAAGCTCAAGTCGCGCTACCCCAGCGTCCGCCTCGTCTATCTCTCGAACCGCATCTACGCCGGCTATGCAACGACTGAGCTCAACCCGGAGCCCTATGCCTACGAGTATGCCTTCGGGTTGCGCCAACTGATTCTGGATCAGATCGCGGGGAAGCCCGAGCTGAACTACGACCCGGCGAAGGGCGAGGCGAAGTCGGCGCTGCTCATGTGGGGCCCGGATCTGTGGGCCAACGGCGCCACCCCTCGTGCCGATGGTCTCGCCTGGCAGAAGGAGGACCTTGGCCCCGACGGCACACACCCCTCGCTCTCGGGGCGGGAGAAAGTCGCTCAGTTGCTCTTGCGGTTCCTGCGAACCGAACCCACGGCCAGGCTATGGTTCGTCGAACAGCCCTAG
- a CDS encoding DUF4352 domain-containing protein, whose product MLRYLLVMVSLVAVSAAVAAPTVIVNGETVNLSVIDRDGKAFIDIVALMQLLGGKATYNATAGKLYINSTTGTGTTAPPKSGDFGTPQLAGDNGQIGQVYTLRNSNPIYFRLNSVAYSVSQLRFGKLIVIPEADEKLLVLHYSLQNPQKIEALVRFDTLKFTAVDQMNVNHDGKGWVGDEQTQGELGMKLKPAQRIEAYACIVVPAKGVIPKLMVMPPNANDGPILRYDLRDKVTALPAPFADPADPTGATALTVVPAQANATYPFKNFDVKVEKWETVTTALDGPAPQNGESYFVVTLSCTNKTGNDAVLRFDTFIATLTDAGGLQFKLHRDILAATSNASFSQRVAPETTARIRLYFTVPKDAKPDTFTIKEGTSRSYAYDVSNQE is encoded by the coding sequence ATGCTGCGCTACCTGTTGGTGATGGTGTCGCTTGTGGCTGTCTCCGCCGCCGTCGCTGCACCGACCGTCATTGTGAACGGTGAGACCGTGAATCTGTCCGTCATTGACCGTGATGGGAAAGCCTTCATCGATATCGTGGCCCTCATGCAACTGCTCGGCGGCAAGGCGACGTACAACGCTACGGCAGGCAAGCTCTACATCAACAGCACTACCGGCACGGGCACCACTGCACCTCCGAAGTCCGGCGACTTTGGCACCCCACAGCTTGCCGGCGACAATGGCCAGATCGGCCAGGTCTATACGCTGCGCAATAGCAACCCCATCTACTTCCGCCTCAACTCCGTCGCCTACTCCGTGTCGCAGTTGCGCTTCGGCAAGCTCATCGTGATCCCGGAGGCGGACGAAAAGCTGCTGGTGCTGCACTACAGCCTGCAGAACCCGCAGAAGATAGAAGCGCTGGTTCGCTTCGACACGCTGAAGTTCACGGCGGTCGACCAGATGAACGTGAACCATGACGGCAAGGGCTGGGTCGGCGATGAGCAGACCCAGGGCGAACTGGGCATGAAGCTGAAGCCCGCGCAGCGCATCGAGGCCTACGCCTGCATTGTCGTGCCGGCCAAGGGCGTGATCCCCAAGCTGATGGTGATGCCGCCCAACGCGAACGACGGGCCGATTCTGCGCTACGACCTGCGCGACAAGGTCACGGCTCTGCCCGCACCCTTCGCCGATCCTGCTGATCCGACCGGAGCGACGGCGCTGACGGTTGTCCCGGCTCAGGCGAACGCGACCTATCCCTTCAAGAACTTCGACGTGAAGGTCGAGAAGTGGGAGACGGTGACGACCGCCCTGGATGGTCCTGCTCCGCAGAACGGTGAGAGCTACTTCGTGGTTACGCTGTCTTGCACCAACAAGACGGGTAACGATGCGGTGTTGCGTTTCGACACCTTCATAGCGACGCTGACCGACGCCGGCGGGCTGCAGTTCAAGCTGCACCGGGACATACTCGCTGCCACGTCGAACGCTTCCTTCAGTCAGCGCGTGGCGCCGGAGACGACGGCTCGCATTCGGCTGTACTTCACTGTGCCGAAGGACGCCAAGCCGGATACCTTCACGATCAAGGAAGGCACCAGCCGCAGCTATGCCTACGACGTCTCGAACCAGGAGTAG